One window from the genome of [Clostridium] celerecrescens 18A encodes:
- a CDS encoding glycosyltransferase family 2 protein has translation MEKKVTVIIPNYNGLKFMEPCFKALEAQSDKNFELLVVDNGSTDGSVEWLKDRNISSVFLEKNTGFSGAVNVGIRHAKTPYVILLNNDTEPEPDYVKELVLAMDRSPKIFSVSSRMIQLYHKELMDDAGDMYSILGWAYQRGVGQSIRGYQKPRTVFAACAGAAIYRRDVFEEIGGFDEAHFAYLEDIDVGYRAKIYGYENVYCPAAVVYHVGSGTSGSKYNSFKVRLAARNNVYLNYKNMPVLQLLVNLLPILAGTFVKYLFFKKIGFASDYMEGLSEGLRTAKNTRKVPFRMSHLGNYFRIEGELIFGTFLYIWEFLRRKLKIFRSY, from the coding sequence ATGGAGAAGAAAGTAACGGTTATTATTCCTAATTATAACGGATTAAAATTTATGGAACCTTGTTTTAAGGCCCTGGAAGCTCAGAGTGATAAGAACTTTGAGCTTCTTGTGGTGGATAACGGTTCCACGGATGGAAGCGTGGAATGGCTGAAGGATAGAAATATTTCTTCTGTTTTTCTGGAGAAGAATACAGGCTTTTCCGGGGCCGTGAATGTGGGGATCCGTCATGCGAAAACTCCTTATGTCATTCTGTTAAACAATGATACGGAACCGGAACCTGATTACGTAAAGGAACTGGTGCTTGCCATGGACCGGTCGCCTAAGATATTTTCCGTCAGCAGCAGGATGATCCAGCTATACCACAAGGAGCTCATGGATGATGCAGGGGATATGTACAGCATATTAGGCTGGGCTTATCAAAGAGGCGTAGGACAAAGCATCAGAGGCTATCAAAAGCCCCGAACCGTTTTTGCTGCCTGTGCGGGAGCTGCCATCTACAGGCGGGACGTGTTTGAAGAGATCGGAGGCTTTGACGAAGCCCACTTTGCCTATCTGGAAGATATTGATGTGGGATACCGGGCAAAGATCTATGGATATGAAAATGTATACTGCCCCGCAGCTGTGGTTTATCATGTAGGCAGCGGAACCAGCGGTTCCAAGTATAATTCCTTTAAGGTCCGGCTGGCTGCCAGGAATAATGTTTATTTAAATTATAAGAATATGCCGGTTCTGCAGCTTTTGGTGAATTTGCTTCCCATTTTAGCCGGCACCTTTGTAAAGTATCTGTTTTTTAAGAAGATCGGTTTTGCTTCCGATTATATGGAAGGGTTAAGCGAAGGGCTAAGGACAGCAAAGAATACCAGAAAGGTACCGTTCCGGATGTCCCATCTTGGCAACTATTTTCGGATAGAAGGAGAGCTGATCTTTGGCACGTTCCTCTATATTTGGGAATTTTTACGAAGAAAGTTAAAAATTTTCAGGTCATATTAA
- a CDS encoding signal peptidase II, with amino-acid sequence MVFIGIIALLAALDLLIKSAIEDQEEAGFPKELEGSGGKILLHKNHNAGFSFGYFKDHQSMVQMIPLAVASFIGGMLASLLQRKGNIFEKLALSIALGGAVSNLYDRLVRHYVVDYFSIQYGKLKKVVFNLGDLFIFLGAGIILIVEIIKAFKER; translated from the coding sequence ATGGTATTTATCGGTATCATTGCATTGCTGGCTGCCCTGGATCTTTTAATAAAAAGCGCCATTGAGGATCAGGAAGAAGCCGGCTTTCCCAAGGAACTGGAGGGAAGCGGCGGAAAAATTCTGCTGCACAAGAATCATAATGCCGGTTTTTCCTTCGGCTATTTTAAGGATCATCAGTCTATGGTGCAGATGATTCCCCTGGCAGTGGCATCTTTTATCGGAGGAATGCTGGCAAGCCTTCTTCAAAGAAAAGGAAACATTTTTGAAAAACTGGCTTTATCCATTGCCCTGGGAGGAGCGGTCAGCAATCTGTACGACAGGCTGGTCCGTCATTATGTCGTGGACTATTTCAGTATACAGTATGGAAAGCTTAAAAAAGTAGTGTTTAATCTGGGTGATCTGTTCATTTTTCTGGGAGCTGGAATTATCCTTATAGTGGAAATCATTAAAGCTTTTAAAGAACGATGA
- a CDS encoding LCP family protein: MRNEFDDEVGREDTRKGKRGFNSKPDPSDEDYYLDDDYENYQEQNYGRSNQEADGYDLPKKANNAPVRRGGAGERTRNSDRSRQSSGDGQAAFRGQSSSVAGPGKSQGAAGSRVSGDSQRAAGNRVSGDSQRAAGNRVSGDSQRAAGNRVASGDSPRAAGSRVSSGDSQRAAVNRTAASISQGAAVSRTASGNSQRTAGGRAVLENGQGTAGSRTSPGNGQSSSRGQIVIGDGGTKQQQRVPAQDKSVAASRSAAQAGKKRKIRRIILMVVLEVFTLAGIFAYAYVARLMGSIQRPDDFNKNQVSNDILSPIQKQHMTGYRTIAIFGLDGRDGSINKGSNSDLIMICNINRDTGEIRLVSVYRDTYMSIGEGYSYNKINAAYANGGAAQALAALNRDLDLDITEFVTFNWKSVADGINMLGGVDIEITKPEFRYINSFITETVKETGVPSVHLKSAGMNHLDGVQAVAYARLRKMDTDFQRTERQRLVIEKTFEKAKKADLGLLNRILLMEVDQIGSNLTFSDFTELLLDIGKYHIGKTGGFPFTRGDMTVGKRGDCVIPQTLESNVTELHKLLFDKEDYEPSDMVKKISAKIAADTGMYKQGSTSNNSTKDNDSKKATEATKPEKTTAAEESSPQEGSTGATDGSGKPGKPTDSSESSTGETKETRPGESKPSETTTGSTKPGETKPLPSTSEQETTSPHGPGPGKPSEPNETTAPQTTSAGPGGSGGPGETTSSHPSNPTTGGNSDVPIVVQPPTNN; this comes from the coding sequence ATGAGAAATGAATTTGACGATGAAGTAGGCCGCGAGGATACTAGGAAAGGAAAGCGCGGTTTCAACTCAAAACCAGATCCGTCTGATGAAGATTACTACCTGGATGATGATTATGAAAATTATCAGGAACAGAATTACGGCAGGTCAAATCAGGAAGCAGACGGTTATGATTTACCCAAAAAGGCTAATAATGCGCCTGTAAGGAGAGGCGGGGCTGGGGAAAGAACCAGGAATTCTGACCGGTCCAGGCAATCCTCCGGTGACGGCCAGGCAGCCTTTCGAGGACAGTCCTCATCGGTCGCCGGTCCAGGTAAAAGTCAGGGAGCAGCGGGAAGCCGTGTTTCAGGAGACAGCCAAAGAGCAGCGGGAAACCGTGTTTCAGGAGACAGTCAAAGAGCAGCTGGAAACCGTGTTTCAGGAGACAGTCAAAGAGCAGCTGGAAACCGTGTTGCTTCAGGAGACAGCCCAAGAGCAGCTGGAAGCCGTGTTTCTTCAGGAGACAGCCAAAGAGCAGCAGTAAACCGTACTGCCGCAAGTATTAGCCAGGGAGCAGCGGTAAGCCGGACTGCTTCAGGAAATAGCCAGAGAACAGCAGGAGGCCGGGCTGTCTTAGAAAACGGCCAGGGAACTGCAGGAAGCCGGACTTCACCGGGAAATGGCCAGAGTTCATCAAGAGGCCAGATTGTCATAGGAGACGGCGGTACAAAGCAGCAGCAGAGAGTACCGGCGCAGGATAAAAGTGTGGCTGCCAGCCGATCGGCGGCTCAGGCTGGAAAAAAGAGAAAAATCAGACGTATCATTCTTATGGTGGTTCTTGAAGTCTTTACACTGGCAGGCATTTTCGCCTATGCTTATGTAGCCAGACTGATGGGATCCATCCAAAGACCAGATGATTTTAATAAAAACCAGGTAAGCAATGATATCTTATCTCCTATACAGAAACAGCATATGACCGGTTATCGTACCATAGCAATCTTTGGTCTTGACGGCCGTGATGGTAGTATCAATAAAGGAAGTAACTCTGATTTAATTATGATTTGCAATATTAACAGAGATACGGGTGAGATCAGGCTTGTATCCGTTTACCGTGATACATACATGAGTATTGGAGAAGGATATTCTTATAACAAGATAAATGCTGCCTATGCCAATGGGGGAGCCGCTCAGGCACTGGCTGCCCTCAATCGGGACCTGGATCTGGATATCACGGAGTTCGTTACCTTTAACTGGAAATCGGTAGCTGACGGAATTAATATGCTGGGCGGTGTAGACATTGAAATTACCAAACCAGAATTTCGTTATATCAATTCCTTTATCACGGAAACCGTTAAGGAAACAGGCGTGCCTTCGGTTCATTTAAAGTCAGCAGGAATGAATCACTTAGATGGTGTTCAGGCAGTTGCCTATGCCAGACTGAGAAAAATGGATACTGACTTTCAAAGAACAGAGCGTCAGCGCCTTGTTATTGAAAAAACCTTTGAAAAAGCAAAGAAGGCCGACCTTGGACTGCTTAACAGGATCTTGTTGATGGAGGTAGACCAGATAGGATCAAACCTAACCTTTAGTGACTTTACGGAGCTGCTTCTGGATATCGGCAAGTATCATATCGGCAAAACAGGTGGTTTTCCATTTACCCGCGGTGATATGACGGTAGGAAAAAGAGGAGACTGCGTAATCCCTCAGACCTTGGAATCCAATGTTACCGAACTTCATAAACTTCTTTTTGATAAGGAAGACTATGAGCCATCGGATATGGTTAAAAAAATAAGCGCTAAAATAGCCGCTGATACCGGCATGTATAAGCAAGGAAGCACCTCGAACAACAGCACGAAGGACAATGATTCAAAGAAGGCCACAGAAGCGACGAAACCGGAGAAAACCACTGCTGCAGAAGAATCTTCCCCACAGGAAGGTTCAACAGGAGCTACGGATGGAAGCGGAAAACCAGGAAAGCCTACGGATTCCTCAGAAAGCAGTACGGGTGAGACCAAGGAAACCAGGCCTGGGGAATCAAAGCCTTCAGAAACAACGACTGGATCAACGAAACCAGGGGAAACAAAGCCTTTGCCTTCAACCAGTGAACAGGAGACTACATCCCCTCATGGACCAGGACCAGGGAAGCCTTCGGAACCTAACGAGACAACGGCTCCGCAGACAACCTCAGCAGGACCGGGCGGATCTGGCGGACCGGGGGAAACAACTTCATCCCATCCTTCCAACCCGACGACTGGCGGGAATTCGGATGTTCCGATTGTGGTTCAGCCCCCAACCAATAATTGA
- a CDS encoding undecaprenyl-phosphate glucose phosphotransferase: protein MIKDNQKKLNGFHVVLDGLVIVISYVLAWLLLLLGNRLFSPYKQVLRPQYYFAALLIILPTYLLLYGLFHLYAPKRVQERRYEFANICKANLLGVLLFALILFLAKKNPYLSEFSTRLVFYFCAINITLEAAVRNMLRSMLRSMRSKGYNQKHILLIGYSRAAEGFIDRVRVNPEWGYQVKGILDDTKEWGTGYKGINVIGKVRDLDEILALNSLDEIAITLSIKEYANLEGIVASCEKSGVHTKFIPDYNNMIPTRPFIEDLQGLPVVNIRRVPLTDTVNALVKRMVDILGASVALVLFSPVMLITAVLIKLTAPGPLIYKQERVGLHNRSFPMYKFRSMVVQTATEEKTKWTTPHDSRVTPVGRFIRKTSIDEMPQFINVLRGDMSLVGPRPERPLFVEKFKEEIPRYMIKHQVRPGITGWAQVNGYRGDTSITKRIEHDLYYIENWTLGFDFKILFLTIFKGFINKNAY from the coding sequence ATGATTAAGGATAATCAAAAAAAATTAAATGGGTTTCATGTAGTACTGGATGGACTGGTCATTGTAATATCCTATGTATTAGCCTGGCTGCTTCTTTTACTGGGAAACCGGTTGTTCAGCCCTTATAAACAGGTTTTAAGGCCACAGTACTATTTTGCGGCGCTTCTTATCATATTGCCGACCTATCTGCTGCTTTACGGCCTCTTCCATTTATATGCCCCAAAGAGAGTTCAGGAGAGACGGTATGAGTTTGCTAATATCTGTAAGGCCAATCTCCTGGGAGTTCTGCTTTTTGCTCTGATCCTGTTCCTGGCTAAGAAGAATCCTTATTTAAGTGAGTTCTCTACCAGGCTGGTATTTTATTTTTGTGCTATTAACATAACCCTGGAGGCGGCCGTTCGGAATATGCTCCGTTCGATGCTCCGCTCCATGCGCTCCAAGGGTTACAATCAAAAGCACATCCTTTTGATTGGTTACAGCCGTGCGGCGGAAGGCTTCATTGACAGGGTTCGGGTGAATCCTGAATGGGGCTATCAGGTCAAGGGGATCCTTGACGATACAAAGGAATGGGGAACCGGATACAAGGGAATCAATGTCATCGGCAAGGTTCGTGATTTAGATGAGATTCTTGCGTTAAATTCTCTTGATGAAATCGCCATCACCTTAAGCATTAAAGAATATGCGAATTTAGAAGGAATCGTAGCTTCCTGCGAAAAATCAGGTGTCCATACCAAATTTATACCGGACTATAACAACATGATACCTACAAGGCCCTTTATCGAGGACTTACAAGGCCTGCCGGTAGTCAACATCCGCCGGGTACCCCTTACGGATACGGTAAATGCCCTGGTGAAGCGGATGGTTGACATTTTAGGAGCCTCCGTTGCTCTGGTTTTATTTTCTCCTGTCATGCTCATCACGGCAGTTCTTATTAAGCTGACCGCGCCGGGACCGCTTATTTACAAACAGGAGAGAGTGGGTCTTCATAACAGGTCGTTTCCTATGTATAAATTCCGTTCCATGGTGGTGCAGACTGCCACAGAGGAAAAAACTAAATGGACGACACCTCATGATTCCCGCGTAACGCCTGTAGGGCGTTTTATCAGGAAAACAAGCATTGATGAAATGCCCCAGTTTATCAATGTCCTTCGTGGAGACATGAGTCTGGTGGGGCCAAGGCCGGAAAGGCCTCTCTTTGTTGAGAAGTTTAAAGAGGAGATCCCCCGCTATATGATCAAGCATCAGGTCCGTCCCGGCATCACCGGCTGGGCTCAGGTGAACGGTTACCGGGGCGACACATCCATTACAAAAAGAATTGAACACGATTTGTATTACATCGAAAACTGGACCCTGGGATTTGATTTTAAGATTTTATTTCTTACCATATTCAAAGGGTTTATCAATAAAAATGCGTATTGA
- the clpX gene encoding ATP-dependent Clp protease ATP-binding subunit ClpX, with protein MDEKDFPEEKMEDTVARGSDSGKKKNDDDEYEKVCYVCRRPENVTGPMVSMPGGMNLCHDCMQKAFDSVTQGGFDITKIQNMPYMNLNFSDLGSLDRKDLEIPNKQRVKKKSEKEPGQALNLKDIPAPHVIRRRLDEYVIGQEQAKKVISVAVYNHYKRVYLADSKKGDEEGNVQIEKSNILMIGPTGSGKTYLVKTLAKLLDVPLAIADATSLTEAGYIGDDIESVVSKLLAAADNDVEKAERGIIFIDEIDKIAKKKNTSSRDVSGESVQQELLKLLEGSSVEVPVGSNQKNALTPMTAVSTENILFICGGAFPDLEDIIRERLKEKSSIGFSAELKDRYEKDPNILSHVTNEDLRKFGMIPEFLGRLPISVTLESLDKELLVRVLKEPKNAILKQYKKLLELDEVYLVFEDEALEWIAEEALKKKTGARALRAIIENFMLDIMYEVPKDPNIGSVVITRAYLDKNGGPLIQMRC; from the coding sequence TTGGACGAGAAAGATTTTCCGGAAGAGAAAATGGAAGATACAGTTGCCCGCGGCTCTGACAGCGGCAAAAAGAAAAATGACGATGATGAGTATGAAAAAGTCTGCTATGTCTGCCGCAGGCCGGAGAATGTGACAGGGCCTATGGTTTCCATGCCCGGAGGCATGAATCTGTGCCATGATTGTATGCAGAAAGCATTTGATTCCGTAACACAGGGCGGATTTGATATAACAAAGATTCAGAATATGCCTTATATGAATTTGAATTTCAGCGATCTGGGAAGCTTAGACAGAAAAGATCTTGAGATACCTAATAAGCAGAGGGTGAAAAAGAAATCGGAAAAGGAGCCAGGACAGGCACTTAATTTAAAAGATATTCCGGCACCTCATGTGATCAGGCGGAGGTTGGATGAATATGTCATCGGCCAGGAACAGGCCAAAAAGGTGATTTCCGTTGCAGTTTATAATCATTACAAAAGGGTTTATCTGGCGGATTCCAAAAAGGGGGATGAGGAAGGGAATGTTCAGATAGAAAAATCCAATATTTTAATGATCGGTCCCACTGGAAGCGGAAAAACCTACCTGGTTAAAACCCTGGCAAAGCTTCTTGATGTTCCCCTTGCCATTGCCGATGCCACTTCTCTTACAGAGGCCGGATACATAGGCGATGACATAGAGAGCGTGGTTTCCAAGTTGCTTGCGGCGGCTGATAATGATGTGGAAAAGGCGGAGCGGGGTATTATTTTTATTGACGAGATTGATAAGATTGCAAAAAAGAAGAATACCAGCAGCAGGGATGTAAGCGGAGAGTCCGTCCAGCAGGAGCTTTTAAAGCTGTTAGAAGGGAGCAGTGTAGAGGTCCCTGTGGGCTCAAACCAGAAAAATGCTCTCACCCCGATGACAGCGGTAAGCACCGAGAACATTCTATTCATCTGTGGAGGAGCGTTCCCGGATTTAGAGGATATTATCAGAGAGCGGCTGAAGGAAAAGTCATCCATTGGTTTTTCCGCAGAATTAAAAGACCGGTACGAAAAGGATCCCAATATCCTGTCTCACGTGACCAATGAGGATTTACGCAAATTTGGCATGATTCCTGAATTTTTAGGCCGCCTTCCCATTTCAGTAACCCTGGAATCTTTGGATAAGGAGCTTCTGGTCCGGGTTTTAAAAGAACCGAAGAATGCCATTTTAAAACAGTATAAAAAGCTTTTGGAGCTTGATGAGGTGTATCTGGTGTTTGAGGATGAGGCACTTGAATGGATTGCGGAAGAAGCTCTTAAGAAAAAGACAGGAGCAAGAGCCTTAAGAGCCATTATAGAAAACTTCATGCTTGATATCATGTATGAGGTTCCCAAGGATCCCAACATTGGATCAGTGGTCATAACGAGAGCTTACTTAGATAAGAACGGCGGTCCTCTCATTCAGATGAGATGTTAA
- a CDS encoding flavodoxin, which yields MSKIAVVYWSGTGNTEAMADAVLEGIKEKGADGVILTPSEFDASMIDSLDAIAFGCPAMGAEVLEESEFEPMFSSCLSRLPGKKIALFGSYGWGDGEWMRSWEKTCEDAGVELACDSVICNEAPDGEAAAACKALGAALA from the coding sequence ATGAGTAAAATTGCAGTAGTTTATTGGAGCGGAACCGGAAACACCGAAGCAATGGCAGATGCCGTATTGGAGGGAATAAAAGAAAAGGGTGCAGACGGGGTCATACTCACCCCTTCTGAATTTGACGCTTCCATGATTGATTCTCTGGATGCCATTGCTTTTGGCTGTCCTGCCATGGGGGCGGAGGTTCTGGAGGAAAGTGAATTTGAACCTATGTTTTCTTCCTGCCTATCCAGGCTGCCAGGTAAAAAGATTGCCCTGTTCGGTTCCTATGGCTGGGGCGACGGCGAATGGATGCGTTCCTGGGAAAAGACCTGCGAAGACGCGGGTGTGGAGCTTGCTTGCGATAGTGTGATCTGCAATGAAGCGCCTGACGGAGAGGCTGCAGCAGCTTGTAAAGCATTGGGGGCGGCTCTGGCATAA
- a CDS encoding DUF3793 family protein has product MSEEMLIRHCSPTLAGIKTGSLFSCPCRSKEEIQNEVRRLNRVLAPKGIRVLPLRYYKQRALIYLYRPSHLKRDLSDGYASALLKQYGYSFENSQRCVVQLVNRLRTCSGFPHEIGLFLGYPPEDVQGFIDNKACHCKCIGCWKVYGDEEKAIQTFNRYKKCTETYFAQWSKGTAVERLAVAV; this is encoded by the coding sequence ATGTCAGAAGAAATGCTGATCAGGCACTGTTCACCGACGCTTGCCGGGATTAAAACGGGGAGTTTGTTTTCCTGCCCTTGCCGTTCCAAAGAAGAAATCCAAAATGAGGTGAGGCGGCTAAACCGCGTACTTGCGCCAAAAGGAATCCGGGTTTTACCTCTGCGCTATTACAAGCAGAGGGCTTTGATCTACCTCTATCGTCCCAGCCACTTGAAACGGGATCTGTCGGATGGGTATGCTTCCGCCTTGCTGAAGCAATATGGATATTCTTTTGAAAACTCCCAGCGCTGTGTGGTACAGCTTGTGAACAGGCTGCGTACCTGCTCTGGATTTCCTCATGAAATTGGATTGTTTCTTGGTTATCCCCCAGAGGACGTTCAAGGTTTCATCGACAACAAGGCCTGTCATTGTAAATGCATCGGATGCTGGAAGGTTTACGGCGATGAGGAAAAAGCGATACAAACCTTTAACCGATATAAAAAATGTACGGAAACTTATTTTGCACAGTGGTCAAAAGGCACAGCTGTTGAACGGCTCGCCGTAGCCGTTTGA
- a CDS encoding DUF2325 domain-containing protein, with protein MSVVIVGGNECMVRQYKELCKEYSCCAKVFTELKGGMKNKIGKPDLLVLFTSTMSHKMVRCALSETKGLDTIIARSHSSSMSALKNILVEHVG; from the coding sequence ATGAGCGTAGTCATCGTTGGAGGAAATGAGTGCATGGTACGCCAATATAAAGAACTATGCAAGGAATACAGCTGCTGTGCAAAGGTCTTTACAGAGCTAAAGGGCGGAATGAAAAATAAAATCGGCAAGCCTGATTTGCTGGTGCTTTTTACCAGCACCATGTCCCATAAAATGGTTCGCTGTGCATTGAGTGAGACAAAGGGACTGGATACCATAATCGCCCGTTCCCATTCCAGCTCCATGTCGGCTTTGAAAAATATTCTGGTAGAACACGTGGGATAG
- a CDS encoding S1C family serine protease, protein MYDEDESKDTGRMNPEEHKEEAVTTNFIMRDPDLEKSSTQDSESSSQTQSQTHSSYEAQQNIPHYQEYQYHRAAGQNAFQEEAMPKKKGGFAKKAAGLVGGALVFGVVAGSTMVGINWAAGAYGSKNPVEISQAETIPSSTSDSGVQASNTSSITTANDVSAIVDKAMPSVVAITSKMVYESQTWFGPMQREGVGSGSGIVVGKNDDELLIVTNNHVVQGAEELKVTFIDEVAVDASIKGTDADSDLAVIAVPLKNISSDTLSKIAIASLGTSDNLKVGQGVIAIGNALGYGQSVTVGYVSALDRSVQTEDGTSRDLLQTDAAINPGNSGGALLNMRGEVVGINSAKYSSTEVEGMGYAIPISKAQDIIDTLMTRKTRTQVTDANQGYLGIQCKNIDAVTSQQLGMPQGVFIYKIVEDGAASKSDLREKDIITKFDGQGIKTYDDLTNMLKYYEGGTTVTLTVQSLENGQYVERNVDITLGNRPAEVPQQG, encoded by the coding sequence ATGTATGACGAAGATGAAAGCAAAGACACAGGCCGCATGAATCCTGAAGAGCATAAAGAAGAAGCTGTTACCACGAATTTTATTATGAGAGATCCTGATTTGGAAAAATCCAGTACCCAGGATTCCGAAAGCAGCAGCCAGACTCAGTCCCAGACCCACAGCTCTTATGAAGCGCAGCAGAATATTCCTCATTATCAGGAATACCAGTATCACAGGGCAGCAGGGCAAAATGCCTTCCAGGAGGAAGCAATGCCTAAGAAAAAAGGCGGCTTTGCAAAGAAAGCAGCAGGCCTTGTAGGAGGAGCACTTGTATTTGGAGTGGTAGCCGGAAGCACCATGGTTGGAATCAACTGGGCAGCCGGAGCTTATGGAAGTAAAAACCCTGTGGAGATCAGTCAGGCGGAAACTATTCCCTCTTCCACAAGCGATTCAGGAGTCCAGGCGTCAAACACATCCAGCATTACCACCGCTAATGATGTTTCAGCCATCGTAGACAAAGCCATGCCATCCGTAGTTGCAATTACCAGCAAGATGGTTTATGAAAGCCAGACATGGTTCGGCCCTATGCAGAGAGAAGGGGTTGGCAGCGGCTCTGGTATCGTTGTTGGCAAGAACGACGATGAACTTCTAATCGTAACGAATAACCATGTGGTACAGGGAGCGGAGGAATTAAAGGTTACGTTTATTGATGAGGTAGCCGTAGATGCTTCCATTAAGGGTACGGATGCAGACAGCGACTTAGCAGTGATCGCAGTTCCGTTAAAAAATATTTCTTCTGACACATTATCAAAGATTGCGATTGCCTCTCTTGGAACTTCCGATAACTTAAAGGTGGGTCAGGGGGTTATCGCCATCGGCAATGCTCTTGGCTATGGACAGTCCGTTACCGTAGGTTATGTCAGCGCACTTGACCGTTCCGTACAGACCGAGGATGGCACAAGCCGTGATCTGCTTCAGACTGATGCGGCCATTAATCCCGGCAACAGCGGCGGGGCTCTGTTAAATATGCGGGGCGAGGTGGTCGGTATCAACTCAGCCAAGTATTCTTCTACGGAAGTAGAGGGTATGGGCTATGCGATCCCCATTTCCAAGGCTCAGGATATCATTGATACCCTGATGACCAGAAAGACCAGAACTCAGGTTACCGATGCAAATCAGGGATATTTAGGAATCCAGTGCAAGAATATTGATGCAGTCACAAGCCAGCAGCTTGGTATGCCTCAGGGCGTGTTCATCTATAAGATCGTAGAAGACGGAGCAGCTTCCAAGTCAGATCTGCGGGAAAAAGATATTATTACCAAGTTTGACGGCCAGGGAATTAAGACCTACGATGACCTGACAAACATGCTTAAATATTACGAAGGAGGAACCACTGTGACTCTTACTGTCCAGTCTCTTGAAAACGGACAGTATGTAGAAAGGAATGTAGATATTACTCTCGGCAATCGGCCGGCAGAGGTCCCGCAGCAGGGTTAA